The following are encoded in a window of Kitasatospora sp. NBC_01250 genomic DNA:
- a CDS encoding fasciclin domain-containing protein encodes MPRPTTRPALLAGLALALLSLAGCAGADESPVAAGGPPPPEKPFGQSCAALPADGPGSLDSMGGIPVLSAIEQSKDLTTLAKLVKTAKAKDVFDSMDNVTVFAPDDAAFAKLPDDQRKALDTQPGAGELLRKLIVVRDLKKNDLTDKSYTSLQGAVLKATGTGDDYRIGGARVLCGSIRTSNARLATLDQVPAFGG; translated from the coding sequence ATGCCCCGCCCCACCACCCGACCCGCACTGCTGGCGGGCCTCGCCCTTGCCCTGCTCTCCCTGGCCGGTTGCGCCGGCGCCGACGAGAGCCCCGTCGCGGCCGGCGGCCCCCCGCCGCCGGAGAAGCCCTTCGGCCAGAGCTGCGCCGCACTGCCCGCGGACGGCCCGGGCAGTCTGGACTCGATGGGCGGCATCCCCGTGCTGTCGGCGATCGAGCAGTCCAAGGACCTGACCACGCTGGCCAAGCTGGTCAAGACGGCGAAGGCCAAGGACGTCTTCGACTCGATGGACAACGTCACCGTCTTCGCCCCCGACGACGCCGCCTTCGCCAAGCTCCCCGACGACCAGCGCAAGGCGCTGGACACCCAGCCGGGCGCCGGCGAGCTGCTGCGCAAGCTCATCGTGGTGCGCGACCTGAAGAAGAACGACCTCACCGACAAGTCCTACACCTCGCTCCAGGGCGCGGTGCTGAAGGCGACCGGCACCGGGGACGACTACCGGATCGGCGGCGCGCGGGTGCTCTGCGGCAGCATCCGAACCTCCAACGCCCGCCTCGCGACGCTCGACCAGGTACCGGCCTTCGGCGGCTGA
- a CDS encoding DUF7927 domain-containing protein gives MRSRAGFEGRLSTVVRCVLALLCLIPQGGFALAATPVRLSAAAPTRATAPAATPAATSAAPSAASASASVPGSAPAASSTPTAASPSASAPEPTATPTGTSTGTSTGTSADTGESTAQAATDAPAQAAPEQAGSADPGEQQRAVVSCTPTGSFTNCSRFTYSGADQSFTVPPGVSSVFVRLWGGGGGGSPSAYYTGQRGGGGGGYTTGTVAVTPGQSFTVTSGQGGVQNGTSRTYGGGGAGGVGKSLASGGSGGGLSALWNGAYAATPLLIAGGGGGSSPGADTLNPAGGSGGGSTGGQDSQPTVSGRGGTQSAGGAAATDIRCGAGAPATAGGRYLGGAGAGDTGYEGGGGGGGGLFGGGGGECQRSGGPEANGMGGGGSGYTGGSGVSGAQIANGGMSTQNQVGGTAGGSNDPLYSSGVGAGGANSNGGNGEVTIEWVTQVALAINKTADKASYTPGESLTYTITATNAGPAPALGAAIRDTLPSALAGFTWTCSATAPSTCNSPTSGTGTIDTTADIAVNGTVSYTVTGTVPANTTGTLANTATVTRPAATADDNCGPTCSSTLNTPALPRTGLSVTKTPDKNPYVPGQSLTYTIVVRNAGPSDATGVTVQDTLPAAIQGFTWSCTATGGSSCGSTSRGTGNINTTVNIPAGGQVTYTVTGTAPSTATGSLDNRATVTPPSGATDPNCSPNCTSTANPLPPDGQANLVISKVLQTNPVVAGQQIQWQVRVTNNGPSLARNVVVRDRVPVGVTGATMTADADGTPCPISGGTATCPAVEIPVGSSLTWTLTGTLSPDATATPVNTATVTGGPDPSASVRTAIASPSTSPSVQANLAISKALLTSPVVPGQQIQWRVTVTNNGPSRARNVVVTDQIPTGVTGTTMTADADGTPCPISGTTATCPAVEIPAGGSLTWAVSGTLDPNATIAPTNTAIVTGGPDPSASAHTGIASPSNSSTPQANLTISKVLLTNPVVPGQQIQWHVTVTNNGPSRARNVVLTDQIPTGITGATMTADADGTPCPITNGTATCPAVEIPAGGSLSWTVSGTLAADATTTPTNTAVVTGGPDPSASAHTAIASPSNSPTPQANLTISKVLLTNPVVPGQQIQWHVTVTNNGPSRARNVVLTDQIPTGITGATMTTDADGTPCPISGTTATCPATEIPAGGSATWTVTGTLAADATTTPTNTAVVTGGPDPSASAHTAIASPSNSPSPQANLAVTKTLLTNPVIPGQQIQWRVTVTNDGPSRARNVVVTDQIPASLTEATMTADADSTPCSVTNGTATCPATEIPAGGSATWTVSGVLDPNATTAPDNTVVVTGGPDPSASAHTAVATPSTSPSLQAKLAISKVLLTTPVVPGQQIQWRVTVTNKGPSRARNVIVTDQIPTGINNATMTADADDSTCPITNGTATCPAVEIPAGGSLSWTVRGTLDPNATATPTNTAAVTGGPDPSASAHTAVASPTSSPALQASLTISKALLTDPVVPGQQIQWRVTVTNNGPSRARNVVVTDQLPAGVNNATMTADADDSTCPITNGTATCPAGEIPTGGTLSWTVSGTLAADATTTPTNTAVVTGGPDPSASAHTAIASPTGSPVAQANLAVSKVLLTNPVIPGQQVQWRVSVTNNGPSRARNVVVTDHIPDGVADAVLQSDSDSTVCPITNGTATCAPLELAVGQVQSYTLTGTLAQDATATPTNIAVVTGGPNPSVSAYTAVASPSGLLTPQANLTIAKALLTNPVVPGGPIQWLVTVTNNGPSLARNVVVTDRIPAGVTHATMQANVDDRSCPITGGIATCPAIELTVGQSASYTVTGVLDPNATTAPTNIAVVTGGPDPSASAHTAVASPTGLPGLRADLEIGKVLLSSPVVPGQQIQWRVTVTNNGPSRARNVVATDQIPAGVTNATMTADTDNTPCPVSSGVATCPAIELAAEASVSYTVTGTLDPSATSTPVNVASVSGGPDPDPSNNTATAQPSESTRPQAALSISKVLLTNPVVPGQQIQWRVAVTNNGPSLARNVVVTDRIPAGVTHATMQANVDDRSCPITGGIATCPAIELTVGQSASYTVTGVLDPNATTAPTNIAVVTGGPDPSASAHTAVASPTGLPGLRADLEIGKVLLSSPVVPGQQIQWRVTVTNNGPSRARNVVATDQIPAGVTNATMTADTDNTPCPVSSGVATCPAIELAAEASVSYTVTGTLDPSATSTPVNVASVSGGPDPDPSNNTATAQPSESTRPQAALSISKVLLTNPVVPGQQIQWRVAVTNHGPSLARDVVVTDTVPNEVVGATMTVDETGAACPITGTTATCPPVQIAPGATASFTLSGTLAQDATATPTNIAVVTGGPDPSASAHTAVASPTDSPAPQAALSISKILLTDPVVPGRQIQWRVTVTNHGPSLARDVVVTDRIPDGVSGAAMASDTDATPCPIANGTATCPAIELAAGQSHSYTVSGVLDPNATGTPGNTAVVTGGPDPSASAHTAVASPTDSPAPQANLTISKALLTNPVIPGQQIQWRITVTNNGPSRARNVIVTDQIPTGVTNATMTADTDNTPCPITNNTATCPATEIPAGTTLTWTITGTLAPEATTTPTNTATVTGGPDPATPTHTAVATPTGSPERQAHLDIAKVLLTSPVIAGQPIAWRVTVTNNGPSLARDVQVTDQVPEQVDGAAMSADADGTPCPIANGTATCPAVELAPGRTISYTLTGTLSPDATSVPVNTAVVTGGPDPSASAHTAVATPTEPITLRPDLRLDKQVSPAHPKPGDRVTYTVTATNNATATYFGATIVDDFTGVLAAAVYESDAKASTGQTSYVEPRLTWTLDIRPGATETLVYSFTVRRDAGGKQLQNVIVSLGDGTNCPAGTNLRATDTSGSCSTDITVTPSSPSPSPSPSPSPHPTHTHRPRPTSEPSPGGRPGPLPGTGLRDVALAALVATLLLGVGGGMLIIRRSRR, from the coding sequence ATGCGGTCCAGGGCTGGCTTCGAGGGTCGGCTCTCCACGGTGGTGCGGTGCGTCCTCGCACTCCTCTGCCTGATCCCGCAAGGCGGTTTCGCCCTCGCAGCCACCCCCGTGCGCCTGTCGGCGGCCGCCCCCACGCGCGCCACCGCGCCGGCGGCCACACCGGCGGCGACATCCGCGGCCCCGTCTGCTGCGTCGGCGTCCGCCTCCGTCCCCGGGAGCGCACCGGCGGCCTCGTCCACACCGACGGCAGCGTCCCCCTCGGCCTCCGCGCCCGAGCCGACGGCCACGCCGACCGGCACATCGACCGGCACGTCGACCGGCACATCGGCCGACACAGGCGAGTCGACCGCGCAGGCCGCGACCGACGCCCCCGCGCAGGCCGCCCCCGAACAGGCGGGCTCCGCCGACCCCGGCGAGCAGCAGCGTGCCGTGGTCTCCTGCACGCCCACCGGCAGCTTCACCAACTGCTCCCGGTTCACCTACAGCGGCGCCGACCAGTCCTTCACCGTGCCGCCCGGCGTGAGCAGCGTCTTCGTCCGCCTCTGGGGCGGTGGTGGCGGCGGCTCGCCGAGCGCGTACTACACCGGCCAGCGCGGCGGCGGTGGCGGCGGCTACACCACCGGCACCGTCGCGGTGACGCCCGGTCAGAGCTTCACCGTCACCAGTGGCCAGGGCGGCGTCCAGAACGGCACCAGCCGCACCTACGGCGGCGGCGGGGCGGGCGGTGTCGGCAAGAGCCTCGCCTCCGGCGGCAGCGGCGGTGGCCTGAGCGCGCTGTGGAACGGTGCCTACGCCGCCACCCCACTGCTGATCGCCGGCGGCGGTGGCGGCTCCTCACCGGGCGCCGACACCCTCAACCCCGCCGGCGGCAGCGGCGGCGGCAGCACCGGCGGCCAGGACAGCCAGCCGACGGTCTCCGGCCGGGGCGGCACCCAGAGCGCCGGCGGCGCCGCGGCCACCGACATCCGCTGCGGCGCCGGCGCCCCGGCCACCGCGGGCGGCCGGTACCTGGGCGGTGCGGGCGCCGGCGACACCGGCTACGAGGGCGGTGGCGGTGGCGGCGGCGGTCTGTTCGGCGGTGGCGGCGGCGAGTGCCAGCGCTCCGGCGGGCCCGAGGCCAACGGCATGGGCGGCGGCGGCTCCGGCTACACCGGCGGCAGCGGCGTCAGCGGCGCGCAGATCGCCAACGGCGGGATGAGCACGCAGAACCAGGTCGGCGGCACCGCGGGCGGCAGCAACGACCCGCTCTACAGCAGCGGTGTCGGTGCCGGCGGGGCCAACTCCAACGGCGGCAACGGCGAGGTGACCATCGAGTGGGTCACCCAGGTCGCCCTGGCGATCAACAAGACCGCGGACAAGGCGAGCTACACCCCCGGCGAGAGCCTCACCTACACGATCACCGCCACCAACGCGGGCCCGGCCCCGGCGCTCGGGGCAGCCATCCGCGACACCCTGCCGTCCGCGCTCGCCGGGTTCACCTGGACCTGTTCGGCGACCGCGCCCAGCACCTGCAACAGTCCGACCAGCGGCACCGGCACCATCGACACCACCGCGGACATCGCGGTGAACGGCACGGTCAGCTACACCGTCACCGGCACCGTCCCCGCGAACACCACCGGCACCCTCGCCAACACGGCCACCGTCACCCGGCCCGCGGCCACCGCCGACGACAACTGCGGCCCGACCTGCTCCAGCACGCTCAACACCCCCGCACTGCCCAGGACCGGCCTGTCCGTCACCAAGACGCCGGACAAGAACCCGTACGTCCCGGGCCAGTCGCTGACCTACACCATCGTGGTGCGCAACGCCGGCCCCTCCGACGCGACCGGTGTGACCGTGCAGGACACGCTGCCCGCTGCGATCCAGGGCTTCACCTGGTCCTGCACGGCGACCGGCGGCAGCAGCTGCGGCAGCACCAGCCGCGGGACGGGGAACATCAACACCACGGTCAACATCCCGGCCGGCGGCCAGGTCACCTACACCGTGACCGGCACCGCCCCCTCGACCGCCACCGGCTCGCTCGACAACCGCGCCACCGTCACACCGCCCAGCGGCGCCACCGACCCGAACTGCTCACCGAACTGCACCAGCACCGCCAACCCGCTGCCGCCCGACGGGCAGGCGAACCTGGTGATCTCCAAGGTGCTGCAGACCAACCCCGTGGTGGCCGGGCAGCAGATCCAGTGGCAGGTCCGGGTCACCAACAACGGACCCTCGCTGGCGCGCAACGTGGTCGTCCGGGACCGGGTCCCGGTCGGCGTCACCGGCGCCACGATGACCGCCGACGCCGACGGCACGCCCTGCCCGATCAGCGGCGGCACCGCCACCTGCCCGGCCGTCGAGATCCCCGTCGGTTCCTCGCTGACGTGGACGCTCACCGGCACCCTGTCGCCCGACGCGACAGCAACGCCGGTGAACACCGCCACCGTCACCGGCGGACCCGACCCCTCCGCCTCGGTCCGCACCGCCATCGCCTCACCGTCCACCTCACCGTCGGTCCAGGCGAACCTGGCGATCTCCAAGGCGCTGCTCACGAGCCCCGTCGTGCCGGGGCAGCAGATCCAGTGGCGCGTCACCGTCACCAACAACGGACCCTCACGGGCACGGAACGTCGTCGTCACCGACCAGATCCCCACAGGCGTCACCGGCACCACCATGACCGCCGACGCCGACGGCACCCCCTGCCCGATCAGCGGCACCACCGCGACGTGCCCCGCTGTCGAGATTCCCGCCGGCGGTTCGCTGACGTGGGCGGTCAGTGGCACGCTCGACCCCAACGCCACCATCGCACCCACCAACACCGCCATCGTCACCGGCGGACCCGACCCCTCGGCCTCGGCCCACACCGGCATCGCCTCGCCCTCCAACTCGTCCACACCGCAGGCGAACCTGACCATCTCGAAGGTGCTGCTCACCAATCCGGTCGTTCCCGGCCAGCAGATCCAGTGGCACGTCACCGTCACCAACAACGGACCCTCCCGCGCCCGTAACGTCGTCCTCACCGACCAGATCCCCACCGGCATCACCGGCGCCACGATGACCGCCGACGCCGACGGCACCCCCTGCCCCATCACCAACGGCACCGCCACCTGCCCGGCCGTCGAAATCCCCGCAGGCGGTTCGCTCTCCTGGACGGTCAGCGGCACCCTGGCGGCTGACGCCACAACGACACCCACCAACACCGCGGTGGTCACCGGCGGACCCGACCCCTCGGCATCGGCCCACACCGCCATCGCCTCGCCCTCCAACTCGCCCACACCGCAGGCGAACCTGACCATCTCGAAGGTGCTGCTCACCAACCCGGTCGTCCCCGGCCAGCAGATCCAATGGCACGTCACCGTCACCAACAACGGACCCTCCCGGGCACGTAACGTCGTCCTCACCGACCAGATCCCCACCGGCATCACCGGCGCCACCATGACCACCGACGCCGACGGCACCCCCTGCCCGATCAGCGGCACCACCGCCACCTGCCCCGCCACCGAGATCCCCGCAGGCGGCTCTGCCACCTGGACCGTGACCGGCACCCTGGCCGCCGACGCCACGACAACGCCCACCAACACCGCGGTCGTCACCGGCGGCCCCGACCCCTCGGCCTCCGCCCACACCGCCATCGCCTCGCCCTCCAACTCGCCGTCCCCCCAGGCGAACCTGGCAGTGACCAAGACCCTGTTGACCAACCCGGTCATCCCCGGTCAGCAGATCCAATGGCGCGTCACCGTCACGAACGACGGACCCAGCCGCGCCCGCAACGTCGTCGTCACCGACCAGATCCCCGCCAGCCTGACCGAGGCGACGATGACGGCCGACGCCGACAGCACCCCCTGCTCTGTCACCAACGGCACCGCCACCTGCCCAGCCACCGAAATCCCCGCAGGCGGTTCCGCGACCTGGACGGTCAGCGGCGTACTCGACCCCAACGCCACCACCGCGCCCGACAACACCGTCGTCGTCACGGGCGGCCCTGACCCCTCGGCATCGGCTCACACTGCCGTCGCAACACCGTCGACCTCGCCCTCGCTCCAGGCGAAGCTTGCGATCTCCAAGGTGCTGCTCACCACCCCGGTCGTCCCCGGCCAGCAGATCCAATGGCGCGTCACCGTCACCAACAAGGGCCCCAGTCGCGCCCGCAACGTCATCGTCACCGACCAGATCCCCACCGGCATCAACAACGCCACGATGACCGCCGACGCCGATGACAGCACCTGCCCGATCACCAACGGCACCGCCACCTGCCCCGCCGTCGAGATCCCCGCAGGCGGCTCGCTCTCCTGGACGGTGCGCGGCACGCTCGACCCCAACGCCACCGCCACACCCACCAACACCGCCGCCGTCACCGGCGGCCCCGACCCCTCGGCCAGCGCCCACACCGCCGTCGCCTCGCCGACGAGTTCGCCCGCGCTCCAGGCGAGCCTGACCATCTCCAAGGCCCTGCTCACCGACCCCGTCGTTCCCGGCCAGCAGATCCAATGGCGCGTCACCGTCACCAACAACGGGCCGTCCCGGGCTCGGAACGTCGTGGTCACCGACCAGCTCCCGGCCGGCGTGAACAACGCCACGATGACCGCCGATGCCGATGACAGCACCTGCCCGATCACCAACGGCACCGCCACCTGCCCCGCCGGCGAAATCCCCACGGGCGGCACGCTCTCCTGGACGGTCAGCGGCACCCTGGCCGCCGACGCCACGACAACACCCACCAACACCGCGGTCGTCACCGGCGGACCCGACCCCTCCGCCAGCGCCCACACCGCCATCGCCAGCCCCACCGGCTCCCCCGTGGCCCAAGCGAACCTGGCCGTCTCGAAGGTCCTGCTCACCAACCCGGTGATCCCCGGCCAGCAGGTCCAGTGGCGCGTCAGCGTCACCAACAACGGCCCCAGCCGCGCGCGGAACGTCGTCGTCACCGACCACATCCCCGACGGTGTGGCGGACGCCGTGCTGCAGTCCGACTCCGACAGCACGGTCTGCCCGATCACCAACGGCACCGCGACCTGCGCGCCCCTCGAGCTGGCCGTGGGCCAGGTGCAGTCCTACACGCTCACCGGCACGCTCGCCCAGGACGCGACCGCCACGCCGACCAACATCGCCGTCGTCACCGGCGGGCCGAACCCGTCCGTGAGCGCGTACACCGCCGTCGCCTCGCCGAGTGGCCTGCTCACCCCACAGGCGAACCTGACCATCGCCAAGGCCCTGCTCACCAATCCGGTGGTGCCCGGCGGGCCGATCCAGTGGCTGGTCACGGTGACCAACAACGGCCCCTCGCTCGCCCGCAACGTCGTGGTCACCGACCGGATTCCGGCCGGCGTCACCCATGCGACCATGCAGGCGAACGTCGACGACCGCAGCTGCCCGATCACCGGCGGCATCGCCACCTGCCCGGCGATCGAACTCACCGTCGGCCAGTCGGCCTCGTACACCGTGACGGGCGTGCTCGACCCGAACGCCACCACCGCACCGACCAACATCGCCGTGGTCACCGGCGGCCCCGACCCCTCGGCCAGCGCCCACACCGCCGTCGCCAGCCCCACCGGCCTCCCGGGCCTGCGGGCGGATCTCGAGATCGGCAAGGTGCTGCTCAGCAGCCCGGTGGTTCCTGGCCAGCAGATCCAATGGCGCGTCACCGTCACCAACAACGGACCCTCCCGCGCCCGCAACGTCGTCGCCACCGACCAGATCCCGGCCGGCGTCACCAACGCCACCATGACCGCCGACACCGACAACACACCGTGCCCGGTCAGCAGCGGTGTCGCGACCTGCCCGGCCATCGAGCTGGCCGCCGAGGCATCGGTCTCCTACACAGTCACCGGCACGCTCGACCCGAGCGCGACGAGCACACCGGTCAACGTCGCCTCCGTCAGCGGCGGCCCCGACCCCGACCCATCCAACAACACCGCCACCGCCCAGCCCTCCGAGAGCACCCGGCCGCAGGCCGCGCTCAGCATCTCCAAGGTGCTGCTGACCAACCCGGTGGTACCCGGCCAGCAGATCCAATGGCGGGTCGCCGTCACCAACAACGGCCCCTCGCTCGCCCGCAACGTCGTGGTCACCGACCGGATTCCGGCCGGCGTCACCCATGCGACCATGCAGGCGAACGTCGACGACCGCAGCTGCCCGATCACCGGCGGCATCGCCACCTGCCCGGCGATCGAACTCACCGTCGGCCAGTCGGCCTCGTACACCGTGACGGGCGTGCTCGACCCGAACGCCACCACCGCACCGACCAACATCGCCGTGGTCACCGGCGGCCCCGACCCCTCGGCCAGCGCCCACACCGCCGTCGCCAGCCCCACCGGCCTCCCGGGCCTGCGGGCGGATCTCGAGATCGGCAAGGTGCTGCTCAGCAGCCCGGTGGTTCCTGGCCAGCAGATCCAATGGCGCGTCACCGTCACCAACAACGGACCCTCCCGCGCCCGCAACGTCGTCGCCACCGACCAGATCCCGGCCGGCGTCACCAACGCCACCATGACCGCCGACACCGACAACACACCGTGCCCGGTCAGCAGCGGTGTCGCGACCTGCCCGGCCATCGAGCTGGCCGCCGAGGCATCGGTCTCCTACACAGTCACCGGCACGCTCGACCCGAGCGCGACGAGCACACCGGTCAACGTCGCCTCCGTCAGCGGCGGCCCCGACCCCGACCCATCCAACAACACCGCCACCGCCCAGCCCTCCGAGAGCACCCGGCCGCAGGCCGCGCTCAGCATCTCCAAGGTGCTGCTGACCAACCCGGTGGTACCCGGCCAGCAGATCCAATGGCGGGTCGCCGTCACCAACCACGGCCCCTCGCTGGCCCGCGACGTCGTGGTCACCGACACCGTGCCGAACGAGGTGGTCGGCGCCACCATGACGGTCGACGAGACCGGGGCCGCGTGCCCGATCACGGGCACCACCGCGACCTGCCCGCCGGTGCAGATCGCGCCCGGCGCCACCGCGTCCTTCACGCTCAGCGGCACCCTCGCCCAGGACGCGACCGCTACGCCGACCAACATCGCCGTGGTCACCGGCGGCCCCGACCCGTCGGCCAGTGCGCACACCGCCGTCGCCTCGCCCACCGACTCGCCCGCCCCGCAGGCCGCGCTCAGCATCTCCAAGATCCTGCTCACCGACCCGGTCGTCCCGGGCCGCCAGATCCAGTGGCGGGTCACGGTGACCAACCACGGCCCCTCGCTCGCCCGCGACGTCGTGGTCACCGACCGCATCCCCGACGGTGTGTCGGGTGCGGCCATGGCCTCCGACACCGACGCGACCCCGTGCCCGATCGCCAACGGCACCGCCACCTGCCCGGCGATCGAGCTGGCGGCGGGCCAGTCCCACAGCTACACGGTCAGCGGTGTACTCGACCCCAACGCGACCGGAACGCCCGGTAACACGGCAGTCGTCACCGGCGGCCCCGACCCCTCCGCCAGCGCCCACACCGCCGTCGCCTCGCCCACCGACTCCCCCGCCCCGCAGGCCAACCTGACCATCTCCAAGGCCCTGCTCACCAACCCCGTGATCCCCGGCCAGCAGATCCAATGGCGCATCACCGTCACCAACAACGGACCCTCCCGCGCCCGCAACGTCATCGTCACCGACCAGATCCCCACCGGCGTCACCAACGCCACCATGACCGCTGACACCGACAACACCCCCTGCCCCATCACCAACAACACCGCCACCTGCCCCGCCACCGAAATCCCCGCCGGCACCACCCTCACCTGGACCATCACCGGCACCCTCGCCCCCGAGGCCACCACCACCCCCACCAACACCGCCACCGTCACCGGCGGCCCCGACCCGGCCACCCCCACCCACACCGCCGTCGCCACCCCGACCGGGTCGCCGGAGCGACAGGCCCACCTCGACATCGCCAAGGTGCTGCTCACCTCCCCGGTGATCGCCGGGCAGCCGATCGCCTGGCGGGTGACGGTCACCAACAACGGTCCCTCGCTCGCCCGTGACGTCCAGGTCACCGATCAGGTCCCCGAGCAGGTCGACGGCGCGGCGATGAGCGCGGACGCCGACGGCACCCCGTGCCCGATCGCCAACGGCACCGCCACTTGCCCCGCCGTGGAGCTGGCACCCGGTCGGACGATCAGCTACACGCTCACCGGCACACTGTCGCCGGATGCCACCAGCGTCCCGGTGAACACCGCGGTGGTCACCGGTGGCCCCGACCCGTCCGCCTCCGCGCACACCGCGGTGGCCACGCCGACCGAGCCGATCACGCTCCGCCCTGACCTGCGGCTCGACAAGCAGGTCAGCCCCGCCCACCCCAAGCCCGGCGACCGGGTCACCTACACCGTGACCGCGACCAACAACGCGACCGCGACGTACTTCGGCGCCACCATCGTCGACGACTTCACCGGCGTGCTCGCTGCGGCCGTGTACGAGAGCGACGCCAAGGCCAGCACCGGCCAGACCTCCTACGTCGAGCCCAGGCTGACCTGGACCCTCGACATCCGTCCGGGTGCCACCGAGACGCTCGTCTACAGCTTCACGGTGCGGCGCGACGCCGGTGGCAAGCAGCTGCAGAACGTGATCGTCTCGCTCGGCGACGGCACCAACTGCCCCGCCGGTACCAACCTTCGCGCCACGGACACGTCCGGCTCCTGCAGCACCGACATCACGGTGACCCCGTCCAGCCCGTCCCCGTCCCCGTCCCCGTCCCCGTCCCCGCACCCCACGCACACCCACCGCCCGAGGCCCACCTCGGAGCCGTCGCCCGGCGGGAGGCCGGGCCCGCTGCCCGGGACCGGTCTGCGGGACGTCGCTCTGGCGGCCCTGGTGGCCACGCTCCTGCTGGGCGTCGGCGGTGGCATGCTGATCATCCGCCGCAGCCGCCGCTGA
- a CDS encoding glycosyltransferase family 39 protein has product MTDFALQPRPAPPDPEDGRPTGATAGPVSGDAPGLVTLAPGACRGPQARPARRLALDWGPPLLLYGVACALQLGLLALLRQPGSPELGRVLLGWDARLFLDVAQHGYPAPGAPRDLSGAWLGSNLAFFPVFPAAIRLVHLATGASFGDAALAVSRVAGAVAVVLLYRLFGRLYDRRTGLFMVLLTVAQPMAVVLGMGYSEAVFLACAVGALLAAHRERWPAAAAWGVLAGLTRPSGLAVGAAVALAAWLTIHQRKPWVRPLVAALVACSATPGYLLWVGLRTGRADGWFRIQQAGWGTALDWGAHSWDYVTDQLTGGTGWVDVSIALLVLAALGGSLLALLWRPWPPLALYGLLVTALAIGQSDYSSCKPRLLVPALLFLLPGAVALARARGRVAWPVAGAALLAGSWYGAYLLGVWQSVI; this is encoded by the coding sequence ATGACCGACTTCGCACTCCAGCCGCGCCCCGCGCCGCCCGACCCCGAGGACGGGCGGCCGACCGGCGCCACCGCCGGGCCGGTCTCGGGCGACGCCCCGGGGTTGGTGACCCTCGCGCCCGGTGCGTGCCGCGGCCCGCAAGCCCGCCCGGCCCGCCGCCTGGCGCTGGACTGGGGGCCGCCGCTGCTGCTCTACGGTGTGGCCTGCGCGCTCCAGCTCGGCCTGCTCGCGCTGCTGCGCCAGCCCGGCTCGCCCGAGCTCGGCCGGGTGCTGCTGGGCTGGGACGCGCGGCTCTTCCTGGACGTGGCCCAGCACGGCTACCCCGCCCCCGGCGCGCCGCGTGATCTGAGCGGCGCCTGGCTCGGCAGCAATCTCGCCTTCTTCCCGGTCTTCCCGGCCGCGATCCGCCTGGTGCACCTGGCCACCGGCGCGAGCTTCGGGGACGCGGCGCTGGCGGTCTCCCGGGTGGCGGGGGCGGTCGCGGTGGTGCTGCTCTACCGGCTGTTCGGGCGGTTGTACGACCGTCGGACCGGGCTCTTCATGGTGCTGCTGACGGTCGCGCAGCCGATGGCCGTGGTGCTCGGCATGGGGTACAGCGAGGCCGTCTTCCTGGCCTGCGCGGTGGGCGCGCTGCTGGCCGCCCACCGCGAACGGTGGCCGGCGGCTGCGGCCTGGGGGGTGCTGGCCGGGCTGACCCGTCCCAGCGGGCTCGCGGTCGGCGCGGCGGTCGCCCTGGCGGCCTGGCTGACGATCCATCAGAGAAAGCCGTGGGTGCGGCCGTTGGTCGCCGCCCTGGTGGCCTGCTCGGCCACGCCGGGCTACCTGCTCTGGGTGGGGTTGCGGACCGGCCGGGCCGACGGGTGGTTCCGGATCCAGCAGGCGGGGTGGGGCACCGCGCTGGACTGGGGCGCGCACAGCTGGGACTACGTGACCGACCAGCTGACCGGCGGCACCGGCTGGGTGGACGTCAGCATCGCGCTGCTGGTGCTGGCGGCGCTCGGCGGCAGCCTGCTGGCGCTGCTCTGGCGGCCCTGGCCGCCGCTGGCGCTCTACGGGCTGCTGGTGACGGCCCTCGCGATCGGCCAGAGCGACTACTCCTCCTGCAAGCCGCGCCTGCTGGTGCCGGCGCTGCTCTTCCTGCTGCCCGGCGCCGTCGCGCTGGCCAGGGCCCGCGGGCGGGTGGCCTGGCCGGTCGCGGGGGCGGCGCTGCTGGCCGGGAGCTGGTACGGGGCGTACCTGCTGGGGGTCTGGCAGTCGGTGATCTAG